A genomic segment from Dehalococcoidia bacterium encodes:
- a CDS encoding type IV secretory system conjugative DNA transfer family protein — translation RQRYLLTDDEIMRLPQDKAILMMYPHKPLMLKKMDYTRHPLAKQMEIRPVTEYTPEWRKTAGGPGNGWQEGFKPASPDGFWGL, via the coding sequence AGGCAACGATATTTGCTGACCGACGACGAGATCATGCGGCTGCCGCAGGACAAAGCGATACTGATGATGTACCCGCACAAACCGCTGATGCTGAAAAAAATGGACTACACCAGGCACCCGCTGGCGAAACAAATGGAGATCCGGCCGGTGACGGAGTACACGCCGGAATGGAGAAAAACCGCCGGCGGACCCGGCAACGGATGGCAAGAAGGATTCAAGCCGGCAAGCC